The DNA segment GGAGGCTTCTCGATTTTGTCACACACAAATGAAATGGCACGACAATTTTGAAGCTGACTCTTATCTGGCCAATCTTTCATAACCTTCTCACATCTCACTATATATGGATGTTCATCTTTGGAAGAAATTGATATAGCAAAATCTCGAAAAACATCATGCATCTTGACACTACCAGCTATTTCACCGTCAAGCAACATATTTGAGTTCTTTAGTTTATCAATTTTCGATTCAACTCTATCTCTTGTTTCCTTCATGGTTTTCACATCTTTCAATGATCGTAAACCCTTACAGCACGACACCAAATGATCAACTGGAATGCTATAATCCTCTAAGAACAAACAACAAAGAAGAAAGCATGATTTGGCTTCCTCGTCCTTCAAGAGATCATAGCTTAATTGAATACGAGAATACATTTTCTCCATTCCTGAGATGCCCGGAAGGTTTGATTTCTGTAGCTGTCGGAGAGAATCATCCCATACAGCTCTGGGCTTTTCCTTCAATGCTTTCGCAATAGCTACAATGGCGATAGGTAAGCCATCGCATTCATCTGCAATCTTCCTAGCCGTTTCTCGCAAAGCCAAATCATCAACACATTCTCCTGCATTCCATCTAAACAAATCCCAAGCTTCTCCTTCTTTTAGAGTTTCGATAAGAAAGGTCCGTTGACTCCCCATTTTTTCGCACTCATCTTCAATTCTTGAAGTGACAACAATCTTGCATGTGTTACACCGTAAAGGAATTCCAATTTTCTCAAAATCTTCATCATCTAACTGCCCCCAAACATCATCCAATATTAAAAGGGTTCTATTTTTGGTAAGCCAATCATTCAACCAGATTGCTCTTGCTGCCATAGTATTTTCACTAACTTTTAGCTGCAGCTTTTCTATGATCtcattttgaattttttcaaaGTCAGGATTCTGGGACAGGATTACCATGATAACCTTATGAAATAAATGATCAACTTCAACTCTCTGAATAAGCTTCTTTGCCAGTGTGGTTTTACCCACGCCTCCCATGCCACAGATACTGCACATACTCACCTCTTTATCCTTCAATGCCTCCAAGACTTTATTTAGAACTGTGAGCCTCGAATCAAACTCCATGAAACCTCTGAGATTAAATTTGTCTCCTGATTTTGGTAATGGACGATCAAAGTTGTTACCAAAATCTGGTGCTGCTAGGACCATTTCATTAATCTCCACAGTCATCTTCGAAGCACTCCTACTTTTGGAATAACGTGAACATAGATTCAGACATGATATGTCATTTCTATCGATTTTTTCCTTTGCATCTTGAAACAGCTTGTCTGCTTTAGACTGCCAAAGTGAAACATTATCGGCAACACTTCTCTGCTTCCTCTTAATCTCTTCTGCGAAACAATGCCCAACTTTTCTCCTGGCATCCAGTTCTTCTGCTGCAGCTTTTAGTCTGTCGAGATTTTCTTTGTATTTACAAATGTACCCAATATGTTTTATGATTTGGCCCAGCAACCCAGGTGCAGCGTCAGCAGCAACTGAGGTTAGCACTTCCATTTCTTTTTAGTCTTCCACTGAGCCTTTTGAAATTGCAAGATCTGAAAATAAGGATAATTTCACAGAATTACAACATGTATTATAAtcttatttattcaattttcTTGATAATCATCTCTAAAGAACCCTCAATCAATTCACATAAAACCTTAGGTAGCCATAAAATCTATTCTTGGAAAATTATATAAGAACTTAAGCTCATGTATGAAACCAATAATAAATTTTCTCTAAAAAGTCAATTTTGGTAACTTCTGGTAAAAAAATAGGACAAATcaaataaacttttttttttaaagaggaTGGGTTAGAACCGCAACCATCCACCTCTGATCTATGCTCATTTAGta comes from the Euphorbia lathyris chromosome 5, ddEupLath1.1, whole genome shotgun sequence genome and includes:
- the LOC136229384 gene encoding probable disease resistance protein At4g27220; this encodes MEVLTSVAADAAPGLLGQIIKHIGYICKYKENLDRLKAAAEELDARRKVGHCFAEEIKRKQRSVADNVSLWQSKADKLFQDAKEKIDRNDISCLNLCSRYSKSRSASKMTVEINEMVLAAPDFGNNFDRPLPKSGDKFNLRGFMEFDSRLTVLNKVLEALKDKEVSMCSICGMGGVGKTTLAKKLIQRVEVDHLFHKVIMVILSQNPDFEKIQNEIIEKLQLKVSENTMAARAIWLNDWLTKNRTLLILDDVWGQLDDEDFEKIGIPLRCNTCKIVVTSRIEDECEKMGSQRTFLIETLKEGEAWDLFRWNAGECVDDLALRETARKIADECDGLPIAIVAIAKALKEKPRAVWDDSLRQLQKSNLPGISGMEKMYSRIQLSYDLLKDEEAKSCFLLCCLFLEDYSIPVDHLVSCCKGLRSLKDVKTMKETRDRVESKIDKLKNSNMLLDGEIAGSVKMHDVFRDFAISISSKDEHPYIVRCEKVMKDWPDKSQLQNCRAISFVCDKIEKPPLNLTCPKLELLHLILNDNGIPIGFFEGMKELKVLLLKVPSLLQSGNKKVDGIFSVLRKLRTLVIYETSGAYQQQQQQQSLSPEMIRGRLT